In the Oncorhynchus gorbuscha isolate QuinsamMale2020 ecotype Even-year linkage group LG05, OgorEven_v1.0, whole genome shotgun sequence genome, one interval contains:
- the LOC124036162 gene encoding serine/threonine-protein phosphatase 6 catalytic subunit-like isoform X2, whose product MGDFVDRGYYSLETLTYLLVLKAKWPDRITLLRGNHESRQITQVYGFYDECQTKYGNANAWRYCTKVFDMLTVAALMDEQILCVHGGLSPDIKTLDQIRTIERNQEIPHKGAFCDLVWSDPEDVDTWAISPRGAGWLFGAKVTNEFAHINNLKLICRAHQLVHEGYKFMFDEKLVTVWSAPNYCYRCGNIASIMVFKDANTREPKLFRAVPDSERVIPPRTTTPYFL is encoded by the exons ATG GGTGATTTTGTTGACCGGGGATATTACAGCTTGGAGACACTCACATACCTGCTGGTGTTAAAAGCGAAATGGCCTGACCGCATCACACTTTTAAGAGGAAACCACGAAAGCAGGCAGATAACCCAAGTGTATGGATTTTATG ATGAATGCCAAACCAAATATGGAAATGCAAATGCCTGGCGCTACTGTACCAAAGTATTTGATATGTTAACAGTTGCAGCG CTGATGGATGAGCAGATTCTGTGTGTTCATGGGGGCCTCTCCCCGGACATAAAGACCCTGGACCAGATCAGAACCATTGAGCGTAACCAAGAGATCCCCCACAAGGGAGCATTCTGTGACCTTGTGTGGTCAGACCCCGAGGATGTGGACACCTGGGCCATCAGCCCCAGGGGAGCTGGGTGGCTGTTTGGTGCAAAGGTCACCAATGAG TTTGCTCACATCAACAACTTGAAGTTGATCTGTCGGGCACACCAGTTAGTCCATGAGGGTTACAAGTTCATGTTTGATGAGAAGCTGGTCACAGTCTGGTCGGCTCCTAACTACTGCTATCGCTGCGGCAACATTGCCTCCATCATGGTCTTCAAAGACGCCAATACGAGGGAGCCCAAGTTGTTCCGGGCGGTGCCCGACTCCGAGAGAGTCATTCCACCCAGGACAACGACACCATATTTCCTGTAA
- the LOC124036162 gene encoding serine/threonine-protein phosphatase 6 catalytic subunit-like isoform X1: protein MAPLDLDKYEEIAKQCKYLPENDLKRLCDYVCDLLLEESNVQPVSTPVTVCGDIHGQFYDLCELFRTGGQVPDTNYIFMGDFVDRGYYSLETLTYLLVLKAKWPDRITLLRGNHESRQITQVYGFYDECQTKYGNANAWRYCTKVFDMLTVAALMDEQILCVHGGLSPDIKTLDQIRTIERNQEIPHKGAFCDLVWSDPEDVDTWAISPRGAGWLFGAKVTNEFAHINNLKLICRAHQLVHEGYKFMFDEKLVTVWSAPNYCYRCGNIASIMVFKDANTREPKLFRAVPDSERVIPPRTTTPYFL from the exons ATGGCGCCACTGGACCTGGATAAATACGAGGAGATTGCCAAGCAGTGTAAATATTTACCTGAAAACGACCTCAAG AGGTTATGTGATTATGTATGTGACCTATTGCTAGAGGAATCCAATGTCCAACCTGTGTCCACACCAGTGACAGTGTGTGGGGATATACACGGGCAG TTTTATGATCTGTGTGAACTCTTCAGAACCGGAGGACAGGTCCCAGACACAAACTATATTTTCATG GGTGATTTTGTTGACCGGGGATATTACAGCTTGGAGACACTCACATACCTGCTGGTGTTAAAAGCGAAATGGCCTGACCGCATCACACTTTTAAGAGGAAACCACGAAAGCAGGCAGATAACCCAAGTGTATGGATTTTATG ATGAATGCCAAACCAAATATGGAAATGCAAATGCCTGGCGCTACTGTACCAAAGTATTTGATATGTTAACAGTTGCAGCG CTGATGGATGAGCAGATTCTGTGTGTTCATGGGGGCCTCTCCCCGGACATAAAGACCCTGGACCAGATCAGAACCATTGAGCGTAACCAAGAGATCCCCCACAAGGGAGCATTCTGTGACCTTGTGTGGTCAGACCCCGAGGATGTGGACACCTGGGCCATCAGCCCCAGGGGAGCTGGGTGGCTGTTTGGTGCAAAGGTCACCAATGAG TTTGCTCACATCAACAACTTGAAGTTGATCTGTCGGGCACACCAGTTAGTCCATGAGGGTTACAAGTTCATGTTTGATGAGAAGCTGGTCACAGTCTGGTCGGCTCCTAACTACTGCTATCGCTGCGGCAACATTGCCTCCATCATGGTCTTCAAAGACGCCAATACGAGGGAGCCCAAGTTGTTCCGGGCGGTGCCCGACTCCGAGAGAGTCATTCCACCCAGGACAACGACACCATATTTCCTGTAA